In the Bacteroidota bacterium genome, one interval contains:
- a CDS encoding ATP-grasp domain-containing protein gives MARPTTVALLYNDIPDGTPKQSKIDLSPEALGFTPYFDVEETPAEQEYASIEAALTDAGYKVVAFNVKDRFERLFNFITRRKFDVIFNLIEFFHSRPENEMLVAGFFDLLQVPYTGAPPLALANCQNKPLAKELLRANRLPTAKSFTVRTMEDFPTRHNLKYPVIVKPASEDGSGGIENASIVSTMRALRARVEFVLDDFKMPALVEEYIEGRELNVAVLGNGANKRVLPISEIVFDTMPEGLYKIVSYQAKWDPHHAAYHTTIPNCPADLPQKTMLLAQQYALKATEVMGTRDYARVDMRMNKRGELFILEVNPNPNLSEGTGIARSAEAAKMAFSDLLREITESALSRAIPQ, from the coding sequence ATGGCGAGACCAACAACCGTAGCATTACTCTATAACGATATTCCTGACGGGACGCCGAAGCAATCGAAGATTGATCTCTCGCCTGAAGCACTTGGCTTCACTCCGTACTTCGACGTCGAAGAAACACCCGCCGAACAGGAATATGCGAGCATCGAAGCGGCACTGACAGATGCCGGCTATAAGGTTGTCGCCTTTAATGTAAAGGATCGTTTCGAGCGACTATTCAATTTCATCACGCGACGTAAATTCGATGTCATCTTCAATCTCATCGAGTTTTTTCATTCGCGGCCGGAGAATGAAATGCTCGTTGCAGGGTTCTTCGATCTGTTGCAAGTCCCCTATACCGGTGCGCCACCGCTTGCATTGGCAAATTGCCAGAACAAACCGCTTGCGAAAGAATTGCTCCGTGCCAACCGCCTCCCCACCGCAAAGTCTTTCACCGTCAGAACGATGGAGGATTTCCCCACGCGTCACAACCTGAAGTATCCCGTGATCGTGAAGCCTGCAAGTGAGGACGGCTCGGGGGGAATCGAGAATGCGAGCATCGTGAGCACCATGCGGGCTCTCAGAGCCCGCGTCGAGTTTGTCCTCGACGATTTCAAAATGCCTGCACTGGTCGAAGAATATATAGAAGGACGTGAACTCAACGTTGCCGTGCTGGGAAATGGCGCAAATAAGCGTGTATTGCCGATCTCCGAGATCGTGTTCGATACGATGCCGGAGGGGTTGTATAAGATCGTAAGTTATCAGGCGAAATGGGACCCTCACCACGCGGCCTATCATACAACCATCCCGAACTGCCCTGCCGATCTTCCGCAGAAGACAATGCTTCTTGCACAACAATATGCCCTAAAGGCGACTGAGGTGATGGGCACGCGCGATTATGCGCGCGTGGATATGCGGATGAATAAACGCGGCGAGCTCTTTATTCTGGAAGTCAATCCGAACCCAAATCTTTCCGAAGGCACAGGCATTGCCCGCAGTGCTGAGGCTGCAAAGATGGCATTTAGTGACCTCTTGCGCGAGATCACCGAAAGTGCCCTGTCACGGGCGATACCACAATAA